A single region of the Halorubrum depositum genome encodes:
- a CDS encoding DUF5830 family protein codes for MNESASREEKLELGVELLAHLEHEELSLPDAIDRIETVTTSPSLTREILDAAEKRGVIERENARLKVQRGGTYVNYDSQVIQREGEFECRRCGTGITTGHFVKLDAGELGPFGSSCIRKVTGRDDDGE; via the coding sequence GTGAACGAGTCGGCGTCGCGGGAGGAGAAGCTGGAGCTCGGCGTCGAGCTGCTCGCGCACCTCGAGCACGAGGAGCTGTCGCTGCCGGACGCCATCGACCGGATCGAGACGGTGACGACGAGCCCGTCGCTCACCCGCGAGATCCTCGACGCCGCCGAGAAGCGCGGCGTCATCGAGCGTGAGAACGCACGCCTCAAAGTCCAGCGCGGCGGCACCTACGTGAACTACGACAGCCAAGTGATCCAGCGAGAGGGCGAGTTCGAGTGTCGTCGGTGCGGGACCGGTATCACCACCGGTCACTTCGTGAAACTCGACGCGGGCGAACTCGGCCCATTCGGCTCCTCCTGCATCCGGAAGGTGACCGGGCGGGACGACGACGGGGAGTGA
- a CDS encoding S1 family peptidase: MPNRRAVLKSTAAGALVAVAGCVDRIGESIPDTEAGPDLFQADDTTPQPLDDTAVEQAGEVGRQVRESVVYLQTELGRGALASGAGFVYGDGDHVITNAHNIQGSETFDLWTLDGEAYEAEVVDYVADRQPDVALVRADGLDLDPLDSGSAEDLETGQPLLQVGHPSLMGNWVITAGPMASSSRFRSGLQTHVPGMQGNSGSPLVTLDGQVVGLTYGATSPDLRAPDEPPAGPPSDAANTRLVGRMMSLHVSIEAVNEQYTAWT, encoded by the coding sequence ATGCCGAACCGACGTGCAGTCCTGAAATCTACCGCCGCGGGTGCCCTCGTCGCGGTCGCAGGGTGTGTCGACCGAATCGGAGAGAGCATCCCTGACACCGAGGCGGGACCCGACCTGTTCCAGGCCGACGATACAACACCACAACCACTCGACGATACGGCAGTCGAGCAAGCCGGCGAGGTCGGCCGACAAGTTCGCGAGTCGGTCGTCTATCTGCAGACGGAACTCGGCCGCGGCGCCCTCGCCAGCGGGGCCGGGTTCGTGTATGGCGATGGCGATCACGTCATCACCAACGCCCACAACATCCAGGGGTCAGAGACGTTCGATCTCTGGACGTTAGATGGCGAGGCGTACGAGGCCGAGGTGGTCGACTACGTGGCGGATCGCCAGCCCGACGTGGCGCTGGTGCGTGCCGATGGGCTCGACCTTGACCCGCTCGACAGTGGGTCAGCAGAGGATCTCGAAACCGGCCAGCCCCTGCTCCAAGTTGGCCACCCATCGCTCATGGGCAACTGGGTGATAACTGCAGGTCCGATGGCCTCCTCGAGTCGGTTTCGGTCGGGGCTCCAGACACACGTCCCCGGGATGCAGGGCAACAGCGGCTCGCCACTCGTGACCCTGGATGGGCAGGTCGTTGGCCTTACGTACGGTGCAACGTCTCCAGACCTGCGCGCCCCGGACGAACCACCGGCGGGGCCGCCATCCGATGCCGCCAACACTCGCCTCGTCGGACGGATGATGTCGCTACACGTGTCGATCGAGGCCGTCAACGAACAGTACACGGCGTGGACCTGA